The Streptomyces collinus DNA segment AGTGGGCCTACGACGTCAAGGGCGTCCCGGACGGCCGGGCGACGATCGTGGTCGCGGCGGACAACTTCCACGGCCGTACGACGACGATCGTCAGCTTCTCGACGGACGAGACGGCCCGGTCGGGCTTCGGGCCCTTCACGCCGGGTTTCCGGGTGGTGCCGTACAACGACCTGGCCGCGATGGAGGCGGCGGTCGACGAGACGACGGCCGCGGTGCTGATCGAGCCGATCCAGGGTGAGGCGGGGGTGATCATCCCCGACGACGGTTATCTGGCCGGTGTGCGGGAGCTGACCCACCGCAAGGGGTGTCTGTTCATCGCGGACGAGATCCAGTCCGGGCTCGGCCGCACGGGCCGCACGCTGGCGGTCGAGCACGAGCCGGTGGTGCCGGACGTGCTGCTGCTGGGCAAGGCGCTGGGCGGCGGCATCGTGCCGGTGTCGGCGGTGGTGGGGCGCCGGGAGGTGCTCGGGGTGCTGCACCCGGGTGAGCACGGCTCGACGTTCGGCGGCAATCCGCTGGCGGCTGCCGTCGGAACGGCGGTGGTGGAGTTGCTGGAGACGGGCGAGTTCCAGCGCCGGGCGGCGGAGCTGGGCGTGATCCTCCGTGACGGTCTGACGGGGCTGGTCGGCAAGGGCGTCGTCGGGTTCCGCTCGCGCGGCCTGTGGGCGGGCGTCGACATCGACCCCGCGCTCGGCACCGGCCGCGAGATCAGCGAACGCCTGATGCGCGAGGGAGTCCTGGCGAAGGACACCCACGGCTCCACGATCCGCCTGGCACCCCCGCTCACCATCACGGGCGAGGAGCTGACGGGGGCCCTCGCGGCGCTGGAGAAGGCGCTGGGCTGAGAAGCCCCGCGGTCACCTGGTGGGGAGCGACGTCCATGACATGGACGGGCCGCTCCCCGCCTGCCCATGAGAGGCCGGCGACGGCGGTCTGTCGGCGCTGGGGCGGGCGACTGCCGTCGGCAGGGGGCCCGACGTAGATGCGGTGCCGGATCCCTTCGGTCTCCCCGACCGGCCTGCACAAGCCGCCCGCTCTCGCCGGAAGGGTGAAGATTGGGGCAAGAGGTGGTAGACCACTCTCAGCGACAGAGAGGTCGGCCGTGGGCGCAGACGAGGTGTACGACGTTGCCCGGCAGCGGTTCGATGTGGCCGACGCGGCGCCCCTGTTGCTCGATCCGCAGGGCGTGGTGACGGGCTGGACCAGCGGTGCCGGGCGGCTGCTGGCGTACCCGGCTTCGGAGGCGGTCGGCAGGAAGCTGGCCGATCTGCTGGTCGCCGAGGACGCGCAGCGCGTGCCGGACCTGGTCGAGCGGTGCCGCAGGGACGGCGGCTGGACGGGGCTGCTGACGGTCCGCCGCAGGGACGGGCAGCCGGTGAAGGTGGCGGCCCGGATCGCCTCGGCCGAGGAGACGCACGGCGGGTCGCGCTGGCTGATGCTCCTGTCGGAGCTGGCCGACGCCCCCGGCTGGGACATGAGCCGTACGGTGCTGGAGCAGATGGCGGCGGGCGCCCCGGTCGGTATCGCGATCGTGGACACGGACCTGCGCTTCGTGTGGTCGAACGCCGCCCTGGAGCAGTTCGGCGGCGGCCCGGCGGCACGACGGCTCGGTCTGCGCTTCGCGGACGTCCAGCCGGGCATGGACGGGCAGGCGGTCGAGGCGCAGATGCGGCACGTGCTGGAGACCGGCGAGGCGGTGGTCGGCTACGAGCACGTGGGCCATGTGCGCTCGGCCCCGTTGCGCGAGACGGCACACATGCTGTCGTTCACCCGGCTCGAGGACGACCGGGGCCATCCGATCGGCGTGTACTACACCGTCGTGGACATGACCGAGCGGCACCGGGCGCGGCAGCGGCTGGCGCTGCTCGACCGGGCCGGCGAGAGCATCGGCCGCAGCCTGGACCTGACGCGCACGGCGCAGGAGCTGGCGGACGTGGCCGTGCCGGGGCTGGCCGACTTCGTCACCGTGGACCTGCTGGAGTCGGTACTGCGGGGCGCCGAGCCGGCTCCCGGGCCGCTCGCGGACTCGGAGGAGCCGGTGGAGCTGCGCCGCGCGGGCTACCGGTCCGCGCAGGACGACCTCGCCGAAGCGGTCATCGAGATCGGGGAGACGGTGGCGTTCCGGGCCGGAACGCCGCCCTTCCGCTGTCTGGCCACGGGCCGGTCCTGGCGCGCGGAGCGGCTCGACCCGCTGACCCGGGACTGGACCACGGACACCCCGAGCGGCCGCCGGGCCACGTTCCGGGAGCTGGGGCTGCACAGCGTGATGACCGTGCCGATCCGTTCGCGGGGCATCACCCTGGGCATCACGACGTTCTACCGGCGCCACGACCGGGAGTTCTTCGACGAGGAGGACCTGCGGCTGGCGGAGGATCTCGTCGCCCGCGCGGGCGTCTGCGTGGACAACGCCCGCCGCTACACCCGCGAGCGGGACGCCGCGCTCGTCCTGCAGCGCAGTCTGCTCCCCCACCGGCTGCCCGAGCAGGACGCCGTCGAGGTGGCCGCGTGCTACCGGCCGGCCGACGAGCTGACCGGTCTCGGCGGCGACTGGTACGACCTCATCCCGCTGTCCGGGGCGCGGGTCGCGCTGGTCGTGGGCGAGGTGCCAGGGCACGGCATCGACGCCGCTGCGGCCATGGGGCAGCTGCGGACGGCCGTCCGGACCCTGGCGGCGCTGGATCTGCCGCCCGCGGAGGTGCTGGCGCACCTCGACGACCTGGTGGGGCGGTCGGTGCGGGAGGAGGGCGGGGAGCCCGGCGCGATGGGATCGGGCGGGGCAGGGGTCGTGGGTTCCGGGTGCCTGTACGTGGTCTACGACCCGGTCGACGGCGGAAGTGCGATGGCCGCGGCGGGGCATCCCGCTCCGGCCGTGGTGCTGCCCGACGGCTCCGTCGTCTTCGTCGATCTGCCCCAGGGGCCGCCGCTCGGCGTGGGCGGGCCGCCCTTCGAGGCGCTGGAGCTTCCTCTCACGGAGGGCAGCACGCTCGCGCTGCACACCGACGGGCTGCTGGCTCGGGGCGAGACCTGGGCCGTCGACGCGGGACGGGAGCGGCTGCGCCGGGCGCTGGAGCAGTCGGGCCCGCTCGATTCGTACTGCAGGGCCGTGGTCGACGCGCTGGTCCCGGCCCGCCCCTACGACGACGTGGCCCTGCTGGTGGCCCGGACGAAACGTCTCGGCAGCGAGCAGGTCGCGGCCTGGGAGCTGCCCTCGGACCCGGCCGTGGTCGCCGACGCCCGTCGCACGGCCACCCGGCAGCTGGCGCGCTGGGGCCTGGACGAGCTGTCCTTCACCACGGAGCTGGTGGTGAGCGAGCTGGTCACCAACGCCATGCGGTACGCCACCGGGTCCATCCGGCTCCGGCTGATCCGGGAGCGCGCGCTGGTGTGCGAGGTGCTCGACGGCGGCGCCACCGCACCGCATCTGCGTCATCCCCGTACGACGGACGAAGGCGGGCGCGGGCTGCTGCTGGTCTCCCAGCTCACGCAGCGGTGGGGCACGCGGTTCGTTCCCGAGGGAAAGATCATCTGGGCCGAGCAGTCCCTGACGGACCTCCCGGACTGAAGCTGGTTGAGGTTCACCCAGACCGTGCGAAACTGGTGTGATCCCGGCGGCGGTGAGGCGGCAGCCATGGCGGAGACGGCGATCGATTACGGTGCGGCGTTCAAGGCCCTGCCCGGCATGGTGGCGCTCCTGACACCCGAACTCGTCTACGCGGACGTCAACGAGGAGTTCGCCCGCGTCTCCGGCCGCTCGCGGGAGCAGCTGATCGGCAAGTACCTCTTCGACGTCTTCCCGGACAACCCGAACGACCCGGCCGCGACGGGCATGCGCAATCTGGAGGCCTCGCTGTACCGCGTCCTGGCCACCGGGGAGCGCGACACCATGGCCCTGCAGCGCTACGACGTCGAGGACCCGGAGCGGCCCGGCGAGTGGCAGGAGCGCTACTGGAGCCCGGTGAACGCGCCGCTGCTCGGCTCGGACGGCAAGGTCGTGCTGATCCTGCACCGGGTGGAGGAGGTCACGGAGCTGATCCGGGCCCGGGGCGGCTCTCCGGGGAACCGGGGCAGCCGGGCCCGGGTGCTGGAGGCCGAGCTGTACACGCGCGCCCGCGAACTGCAGGATCTCAACGATCGGCTGCGCCAGGCGCACTCCCGGGAGCGGGAGGTGGCGCTGGCGTTGCAGGAGGCGATGCTTCCGGCGCCCCGGCAGGTCCGCAATCACCCGGCCGCCGTCCGGTACCGCCCGGCCGTGGGCGCGCTCAACGTGTGCGGGGACTGGTACGACCTGGTCGACCTGGTGGGCGGCGACCGGATCGGCGTGGCCGTGGGCGACGTGGTCGGGCACGGGCTGGCGGCCGCCGGGGTGATGGGCCAGTTGCGCAGTGCGCTCAGCGCGGCCTCCCGGGTAGCCGACGGGCCGGCCCAGGCCCTGGACGTGCTGGGGCGCTACGCCCATGTGATCGACGGGGCCGAGTCGGCGACCGCCGTGACGACCTTCGTCGACTGCAACCGCCACGTCATCACGTACAGCAGCGCCGGCCATCCCCCTCCCGTGCTCGTCCACCCGGACGGCCGTACGGAGTTCCTCGACCAGGCCACGGACACGCCGCTGGACGCTCGCCCGGACCCGATCCGCAGACCCCAGGCCGAGACCACGTTCACGGTGGGCGCCAAGCTCGTGCTCTACACCGACGGCCTGATCGAACGGCGCCATGAGGACATCGACACGGGTCTGGACCGGCTCGCCGAGGCCTTGCGCAGGCACCGGCACCAGGACCCGGAGACGCTTGCCGACACCGTTCTGCTCGAGTTGCTGCCGCCCGGCGGCGCCACCGACGACACGGCGCTGATCATCGTGCGGCTGTGACCTACATACGGGTCTTGCCGTGGTCGAGCAGCCGGACGCGGTCGACGTTCTGCCGGTCCTCGGCGTCCGCGCTGGGCTCACCGGCGAACCACGCGTCGAGGATCTCCGTCAGCAGCGGCTGGGACGTCAGCCGCAGGCTGAGCGCGAGCACATTGGCGTCGTTCCAGCGGCGGGCCCCGTCGGCCGTGTAGGCGTCCGTGCACAGTGCGGCCCGTACGCCGGGCACCTTGTTCGCGGCGATCGAGGCGCCCGTGCCGGTCCAGCAGCACACCACCGCCTGGTCCGCCGTACCGTCGGCGACCTCGCGGGCAGCGGCCTCGGAGCACACCGCCCACTGCGGGTCGTCGCCCGGGCGCAGCGCGCCGTGCGGGCGCACGTCGTGCCCCCGCTCACGCAGGGCGGCGACGAGGGAGCGGGCGACGGGTTCGTCCATGTCCGAGGAAACAGAGATCCGCATGTCTGGCAGGTTACTCGGCGGAGCGGCGAAGGCCACCGGCCCACAGCGGCCGTCCGCACGCAAGAGCCACCGGCCCGCCACGCACCCCCGCTATCGCGCCAGGCCACCCGTTCGGCTTGCCCGTCACCCGGGCGGCGCAGCACGCTGGTCCCGCGGTTCTCCCCAGCCGCATGAGCACCACCGGACACCCACGCCTGACTGACCATCAGTCAATTGGCGAAGGATCTGTGCGGTCCGCCCGCGCGAGGTGCCCGGTGGACGTGCCTGCACCTACACTGGCACCCCACGACATGCCGGTTGACCTGCTGGAACGCGGCGGTTGAGTCCACCGCGAGAGTCGAGGAGCGCCCGCTTTGTTCTACTACCTGCTGAAATACGTGCTGCTGGGCCCGCTGCTGCGACTGGTCTTCCGGCCTCGCATCGAGGGCCTGGAGCACGTTCCCGCGGAGGGCGCCGCCATCGTCGCCGGGAACCACCTGTCGTTCTCGGACCACTTCCTGATGCCCGCGATCCTCAAACGGCGCATCACCTTCCTCGCGAAGGCCGAGTACTTCACGGGCCCCGGGATCAAGGGCCGCCTGACGGCGTTCTTCTTCCGCAGCGCGGGGCAGATCCCGGTCGACCGTTCCGGCAAGGACGCGGGCCAGGCCGCGATCCGCGAGGGCCTCGGCGTGCTGAGCAAGGACGAGCTGCTCGGCATCTACCCCGAGGGCACCCGCTCGCACGACGGCCGGCTCTACAAGGGCAAGGTCGGGGTGGCGGTGATGGCGCTCAAGGCCGGCGTCCCGGTGATCCCCTGCGCGATGATCGGCACCTTCGAGGCCCAGCCGCCCGGCAAGGTCATCCCGAACATCCACCCGGTCGTGATCCGCTTCGGCGAGCCCCTGGACTTCTCCCGCTACGAGGGCATGGAGAACGAGAAGGCCGTCCTGCGCGCCATCACCGACGAGATCATGTACGCGATCCTCTCGCTGTCCGAGCAGGAGTACGTCGACCGGTACGCGGCCGTGGTGAAGGCCGAGGAGGCCGCCGCCGCCAAGGAGCGGAAGTTCCGGCGCATGCCCCTCAGTTGAGCTCTGCTGTCGGCAGAGGCAGGTTCCCCGGCCGCCCTGGGCGATCTACGGTCGCGGCATGAGACGTGCAGTGGTGATCGGGGCCGGTGGGCAGATCGGGAGGCCGGCGGTGGACGCGCTGGCGCGGGACGGCTGGGAGGTGACGGCCGCCTCGCGCGGCGGCGGCCGGCACGAGAACTGGCCCGGCGAGGTACGGACACGGCGGCTGGACCGCGACGACGACGCGGCGCTCGGCGCGCTGATCGGTGACGGCTGCGACCTCGTGGTCGACTTGGTCGCCTACGGGGCCCGGCACGCACGGCAGTTGACGGGCCTGGCCGACCGGATCGGCGCGGCCGTGGTGGTGTCGTCCGTGTCGGTGTACGAGGACGGCAAGGGCCGCGGCTTCGACACCATGGGCGAGCCGGACGGACTCCCGCGGTACCCCGTACCGATCGCGGAGGACCAGGTCACGGTCGCGCCGGGGGACACCACGTACAGCACCCGCAAGGTGGCACTGGAGCGTGAACTGCGCGCGGTGGGCGACCGGTTGCCCACCACCGTGCTGCGCCCGGGCGCGATCCACGGGCCGTACAGCCCGCTCCCCCGCGAGCTGTACTTCGTCAAACGCAATCTCGACGGCCGTCGCAGGAGGGTGCTCGCCTTCCGGGGCGAGAGCCTCTTCCACACGTCGGCGGCACGCAACATCGCCGAACTGATCCGGCTGGCCGCGGCCCGGCCGGGCTCCCGGGTGCTCAACGCCTGCGATCCGCTGCCACCGGCCGTGTCGGAGATCGGGGCCACCGTGGACGCGGTCATGGGGGTGGAGAGGGAGACCGTCCTGCTGGACGGGCCGGCGCATGGGTCCGTGGGCAGCTCGCCCTGGTCGGTGGAGCATTCGGTGGTGTGCGACATGTCCGCCGCCGAACGGGAGCTGGGGTACCGGCCCGTCGTGTCCTACCCGGAGAGCCTGCCGGAGACGGTCGAGTGGCTCACGAGCACGCTGTCCGGGCAGGACTGGCGGGAGGCGTTCCCCACCCTCGCCCGCGCCTACCCGGACCTCTTCGACTACGCGGCGGAGGACGCCTGGTTCGCGGCCCGGCCGGCATGAGGAAGGGGCGGCCGGTGTCCCGGCCGCCCCTCATCGCCGTCGGACGACGGCTGTGGCTACGGCTTCGGCGTGGCGTGCGGCGCGCACGTCACGTCGGCGGCGTCCAGCTCGCCGGTGAGCAGGTAGCTGTCCACGCGGGGGTTGATGCACGGGTTGACCAGGCCGGTGACACCGTGGGAGCCCGCGTCCTTCTCCGTGATCAGGCGGGAGCCCTTGAACCGCTTGTGCAGCTCCACGGCGCCCTCGTAGGGGGTGGCCGCGTCCCGCTCGGACTGGACGATGAGCACGCCGGGCAGGCCCTTGCCGGTCTTGACGTCGACCGGCGTCTGCTGCTTGGCCGGCCAGGTGGCGCACGGCAGGTTCATCCAGGCGTTGGCCCAGGTCATGAAGGGGTGGTCCTGGTGGAGCCGCGTGTTGTCGCGGTCCCACTTGCGCCAGCTGGTGGGCCACTTGGCGTCGGCGCACTCCACGGCCGTGTACACGGCGTTGCCGTTCTCCGAGGCCGCGTTGCCCGCCGTGTCGGACAGGTCCGGGGCGGCGGCGTCGACGAGCGCCTGGGTGTCGCCGGCGACGTACTTGCTGAAGACCGCGGCGGTCGGCGCCCAGGCGGAGTCGTAGTACGGGGCACTCTGGAAGAAGGAGATGAGCTCGGCCGGGCCGACGACCCCGCCGATGGGGTTCTTCTTCGCGGTGGCGCGCAGCTCCAGCCACTTCGCCTGGACGGCGGCGCGGGTGGTGCCGAGGTGGTAGGTCGCGTCGTTCTTAGCGACCCAGTCCTGCCAGTCCTTCCAGCGGCCCTCGAAGGCGACGTCCTGGTCCAGGTTGGCCTGGTACCAGATCTTCTCGCGCGACGGGTTGACGACACTGTCGACGACCATGCGGCGTACGTGGCCCGGGAAGAGCGTGCCGTAGACGGCGCCCAGGTAGGTGCCGTAGGAGACGCCGAGGAAGTTGAGCTTCTTCTCGCCGAGGGCGGCGCGGATGACGTCGAGGTCGCGCGCGGTGTTCGGCGTGGTCATGTGCGGCAGCATCCAGCCGCTGCGCTCCTGGCAGCCCTCGGCGTACTCGCGGGCCAGCTTGCGCTGGGCGAGCTTGTCGGCCTCGGAGTCGGGCACCGGGTCGGCCTTGGGCGCCTTGACGAACTCCTGGGGGTCCACGCAGGAGATGGGCGTCGACTTGCCGACGCCGCGCGGGTCGAAGCCCACGAAGTCGTAGGCCTTGGCCGCGTTGGCCCAGACGGCGTTCTTGTTGGTGACCCGCGCCGGGAAGCGCAGTCCGGAGCCGCCGGGGCCGCCGGGGTTGTAGATGAGCGCGCCCTGCCGCTCGGCCTTCGTGCCCGTGTTGCCGATGCGGTCGACGGCGAGCTTGATCTGCTTGCCGTACGGCTTGGCGTAGTCGAGCGGCACGGTGACGTATCCGCACTGGATCGGCTTGGCCAGATTCCAGTCGGCGGGGCAGTCCTGCCAGTCGATGCCGGCCTTCGCGGCCCGGGCTGCGGCGATCGCGGTGCCCCGGGCCTGACGGTCCTGGCCGTGGCCGCCGGCCGCGTTCGCGTTCGCCGTGGGCGCCACGACGGCACCGGCTATCAGCGTGGCCGTGACGAGCGCGCCGGCCGAACCGAGCGCCGCCACCCGCCTCTTCGGTCTCGAACCCCTCAAGGGGGACCTCCCCGTACCTCGTTGCGATCAGTACGGGGGATCCTCCCGTTTGTGAGGTCCCTGACAACAGGGGCGGACGCCCTTCTTTGCCAATCCGATAAACGGAGAGCTTGTGCTGCTCTACGGACGTCTACGTCTGCGGGAGCGACGCGAGAGCCTCGTCGAGCAGCCGCCGCAGCCCGAGGGCGTCCGGCGCCACCGCCGTCACCAGTGCGGCGGGCCCGGCGAGGGGCACCACCGAGGCCCCCTCCCCCAGCACCCCGGCGGTCACCGGCACGACGGCGAACTCCGGCCGGACGACGATGAGTTGCCCGACGGCCCGATGCCCCGCCAGCACGGCGGGCCCGTCCCAGCCGCCCGGCGCGCCGGGCCCGCAGGCCAGTTCCTGGTCGAGCACGGCCTGCCCGGCGACCCGCACGGTCAGACGGCTGGTGAGCCGCCCGGGTTCCTCACCGACGCGTCCGAGCACCTGCTCCTCGCGCAGCACGAGCCGGGCGGTCGCGGCGAGTTCGACCCTCGTGGAGACACGCAGGTCGCTGCCCTGGGCGGAGATCAACTGTTCGGGCAGCCAGTGCAGTTCAGCACCGTCGGCGACTTCGAGCCGGACGTCGTAGCGGGCGTCGCCCTTCGCCTGCCCGGGCAGCGCGATGGTGGCGGCGGCGGATCCGACGGACAGCCGCGCTCCCTCCTCCACCCGGCCCTCCACGGTGAAGTGGTCACCGCCGAGCGGTCCGCTCATCGCGCCGACCAGCATGACCCGCGCTTCGGAGCCGGTGGCCCGGGTGCGCCGCAGCGCCAGCGGCCCGTCGCTCTCCAGCACGGGCAGCGCGGTCCCGCCGCGCCCGTCGTCCCGGGCGACGATGCGCGCGAGGGACCGCACCCCGGCCCCGGCACGCACGCTCACGCGGTCCACGCGGCGAGCCGCGCCCGCACCCACGCGGCGACGTCCGCCACCCCGGCCTCGCTCCGCAACGACTGGAAGACGACCGGCAGTTCGGCGCGCTGCGCCTTGGCGTCGGCGGCCATCCGGGCAAGGTCGGAACCGACGTACGGGGCGAGGTCGGTCTTGTTGACGACGAGCAGGTCGGCGGTG contains these protein-coding regions:
- the rocD gene encoding ornithine--oxo-acid transaminase gives rise to the protein MTAPVRTEDSQGARGSRETRGSQELIRAEEPVLAHNYHPLPVVVARAEGTWVEDVEGRRYLDMLAGYSALNFGHRHPALIEAAHRQLDRLTLTSRAFHNDRLAEFAERLAALTGMDMVLPMNTGAEAVESGVKVARKWAYDVKGVPDGRATIVVAADNFHGRTTTIVSFSTDETARSGFGPFTPGFRVVPYNDLAAMEAAVDETTAAVLIEPIQGEAGVIIPDDGYLAGVRELTHRKGCLFIADEIQSGLGRTGRTLAVEHEPVVPDVLLLGKALGGGIVPVSAVVGRREVLGVLHPGEHGSTFGGNPLAAAVGTAVVELLETGEFQRRAAELGVILRDGLTGLVGKGVVGFRSRGLWAGVDIDPALGTGREISERLMREGVLAKDTHGSTIRLAPPLTITGEELTGALAALEKALG
- a CDS encoding SpoIIE family protein phosphatase; protein product: MGADEVYDVARQRFDVADAAPLLLDPQGVVTGWTSGAGRLLAYPASEAVGRKLADLLVAEDAQRVPDLVERCRRDGGWTGLLTVRRRDGQPVKVAARIASAEETHGGSRWLMLLSELADAPGWDMSRTVLEQMAAGAPVGIAIVDTDLRFVWSNAALEQFGGGPAARRLGLRFADVQPGMDGQAVEAQMRHVLETGEAVVGYEHVGHVRSAPLRETAHMLSFTRLEDDRGHPIGVYYTVVDMTERHRARQRLALLDRAGESIGRSLDLTRTAQELADVAVPGLADFVTVDLLESVLRGAEPAPGPLADSEEPVELRRAGYRSAQDDLAEAVIEIGETVAFRAGTPPFRCLATGRSWRAERLDPLTRDWTTDTPSGRRATFRELGLHSVMTVPIRSRGITLGITTFYRRHDREFFDEEDLRLAEDLVARAGVCVDNARRYTRERDAALVLQRSLLPHRLPEQDAVEVAACYRPADELTGLGGDWYDLIPLSGARVALVVGEVPGHGIDAAAAMGQLRTAVRTLAALDLPPAEVLAHLDDLVGRSVREEGGEPGAMGSGGAGVVGSGCLYVVYDPVDGGSAMAAAGHPAPAVVLPDGSVVFVDLPQGPPLGVGGPPFEALELPLTEGSTLALHTDGLLARGETWAVDAGRERLRRALEQSGPLDSYCRAVVDALVPARPYDDVALLVARTKRLGSEQVAAWELPSDPAVVADARRTATRQLARWGLDELSFTTELVVSELVTNAMRYATGSIRLRLIRERALVCEVLDGGATAPHLRHPRTTDEGGRGLLLVSQLTQRWGTRFVPEGKIIWAEQSLTDLPD
- a CDS encoding PP2C family protein-serine/threonine phosphatase, which codes for MAETAIDYGAAFKALPGMVALLTPELVYADVNEEFARVSGRSREQLIGKYLFDVFPDNPNDPAATGMRNLEASLYRVLATGERDTMALQRYDVEDPERPGEWQERYWSPVNAPLLGSDGKVVLILHRVEEVTELIRARGGSPGNRGSRARVLEAELYTRARELQDLNDRLRQAHSREREVALALQEAMLPAPRQVRNHPAAVRYRPAVGALNVCGDWYDLVDLVGGDRIGVAVGDVVGHGLAAAGVMGQLRSALSAASRVADGPAQALDVLGRYAHVIDGAESATAVTTFVDCNRHVITYSSAGHPPPVLVHPDGRTEFLDQATDTPLDARPDPIRRPQAETTFTVGAKLVLYTDGLIERRHEDIDTGLDRLAEALRRHRHQDPETLADTVLLELLPPGGATDDTALIIVRL
- a CDS encoding RpiB/LacA/LacB family sugar-phosphate isomerase; the encoded protein is MRISVSSDMDEPVARSLVAALRERGHDVRPHGALRPGDDPQWAVCSEAAAREVADGTADQAVVCCWTGTGASIAANKVPGVRAALCTDAYTADGARRWNDANVLALSLRLTSQPLLTEILDAWFAGEPSADAEDRQNVDRVRLLDHGKTRM
- a CDS encoding lysophospholipid acyltransferase family protein, with amino-acid sequence MFYYLLKYVLLGPLLRLVFRPRIEGLEHVPAEGAAIVAGNHLSFSDHFLMPAILKRRITFLAKAEYFTGPGIKGRLTAFFFRSAGQIPVDRSGKDAGQAAIREGLGVLSKDELLGIYPEGTRSHDGRLYKGKVGVAVMALKAGVPVIPCAMIGTFEAQPPGKVIPNIHPVVIRFGEPLDFSRYEGMENEKAVLRAITDEIMYAILSLSEQEYVDRYAAVVKAEEAAAAKERKFRRMPLS
- a CDS encoding NAD-dependent epimerase/dehydratase family protein — translated: MRRAVVIGAGGQIGRPAVDALARDGWEVTAASRGGGRHENWPGEVRTRRLDRDDDAALGALIGDGCDLVVDLVAYGARHARQLTGLADRIGAAVVVSSVSVYEDGKGRGFDTMGEPDGLPRYPVPIAEDQVTVAPGDTTYSTRKVALERELRAVGDRLPTTVLRPGAIHGPYSPLPRELYFVKRNLDGRRRRVLAFRGESLFHTSAARNIAELIRLAAARPGSRVLNACDPLPPAVSEIGATVDAVMGVERETVLLDGPAHGSVGSSPWSVEHSVVCDMSAAERELGYRPVVSYPESLPETVEWLTSTLSGQDWREAFPTLARAYPDLFDYAAEDAWFAARPA
- a CDS encoding alpha/beta hydrolase, with the translated sequence MRGSRPKRRVAALGSAGALVTATLIAGAVVAPTANANAAGGHGQDRQARGTAIAAARAAKAGIDWQDCPADWNLAKPIQCGYVTVPLDYAKPYGKQIKLAVDRIGNTGTKAERQGALIYNPGGPGGSGLRFPARVTNKNAVWANAAKAYDFVGFDPRGVGKSTPISCVDPQEFVKAPKADPVPDSEADKLAQRKLAREYAEGCQERSGWMLPHMTTPNTARDLDVIRAALGEKKLNFLGVSYGTYLGAVYGTLFPGHVRRMVVDSVVNPSREKIWYQANLDQDVAFEGRWKDWQDWVAKNDATYHLGTTRAAVQAKWLELRATAKKNPIGGVVGPAELISFFQSAPYYDSAWAPTAAVFSKYVAGDTQALVDAAAPDLSDTAGNAASENGNAVYTAVECADAKWPTSWRKWDRDNTRLHQDHPFMTWANAWMNLPCATWPAKQQTPVDVKTGKGLPGVLIVQSERDAATPYEGAVELHKRFKGSRLITEKDAGSHGVTGLVNPCINPRVDSYLLTGELDAADVTCAPHATPKP
- a CDS encoding urease accessory protein UreD, which codes for MSVRAGAGVRSLARIVARDDGRGGTALPVLESDGPLALRRTRATGSEARVMLVGAMSGPLGGDHFTVEGRVEEGARLSVGSAAATIALPGQAKGDARYDVRLEVADGAELHWLPEQLISAQGSDLRVSTRVELAATARLVLREEQVLGRVGEEPGRLTSRLTVRVAGQAVLDQELACGPGAPGGWDGPAVLAGHRAVGQLIVVRPEFAVVPVTAGVLGEGASVVPLAGPAALVTAVAPDALGLRRLLDEALASLPQT